One window of the Doryrhamphus excisus isolate RoL2022-K1 chromosome 10, RoL_Dexc_1.0, whole genome shotgun sequence genome contains the following:
- the LOC131137215 gene encoding uncharacterized protein LOC131137215 isoform X1: MSLMDHRQPWFQLVLILILVTNSKGETWGVNVTRSFTAERGKSVTIPCTFSVPPQEYHENIQLFWKVPVRSTFNTYDRDGNAFIFHPNRTFVLKEYQGKTELLGQRNGQPKNCTLRISHFMNNQLRIYLRIIGKTNNYTFGKNIVTISVSGKGVLDKAVTALTTALIPDMEGTEQPVTGQISQTLNIAIFVPLAALFILLASAAGFVVWRKQSRSQSLVRECSGYYANFSRASSNQATRKENCQKKDNKKLSDVKVIDEPVYINMQHPTGQLKPEVDQERGHKESIYANVDHYE; the protein is encoded by the exons ATGTCTTTGATGGATCATCGACAACCTTGGTTTCAGCTCGTTCTGATTCTGATCCTGGTTACTAATTCAAAAG GAGAAACATGGGGTGTGAACGTGACTCGAAGCTTCACAGCAGAAAGAGGCAAAAGTGTGACCATACCATGTACGTTCAGTGTCCCGCCACAGGAAtaccatgaaaatattcagcTTTTCTGGAAAGTACCAGTGAGGAGTACATTTAATACTTATGACAGGGATGGAAACGCGTTTATTTTTCACCCCAATCGCACATTTGTGCTCAAGGAGTACCAAGGAAAGACCGAGCTCCTCGGACAAAGAAACGGGCAACCAAAGAACTGCACCCTTAGAATTTCACATTTCATGAACAACCAACTACGTATTTACTTGAGAATTATCGGCAAGACCAATAACTACACTTTTGGGAAAAACATTGTCACTATATCTGTGTCTG GCAAAGGCGTCCTTGATAAAGCAG tcACTGCCCTGACAACGGCACTTATACCTGACATGGAAGGAACAGAAC AGCCGGTGACCGGGCAGATATCCCAAACATTGAACATTGCCATCTTTGTACCATTGGCTGCACTTTTCATTCTTCTTGCATCTGCTGCTGGGTTTGTGGTTTGGAGAAAACAATCcag gtcaCAATCTTTAGTGAGGGAGTGCTCTGGATATTATGCAAATTTCAGCAGAGCCTCATCAAACCAAGCCACAAG AAAAGAAAATTGCCAGAAAAAAGATAACAAAAAGCTTTCAGATGTGAAGGTCATAGATGAACCTGTTTACATTAACATGCAG CACCCTACAGGTCAGCTGAAACCAGAAGTGGATCAGGAACGGGGTCATAAAGAGAGTATATATGCAAATGTAGACCACTATGAAtag
- the LOC131137215 gene encoding myelin-associated glycoprotein-like isoform X2: MSLMDHRQPWFQLVLILILVTNSKGETWGVNVTRSFTAERGKSVTIPCTFSVPPQEYHENIQLFWKVPVRSTFNTYDRDGNAFIFHPNRTFVLKEYQGKTELLGQRNGQPKNCTLRISHFMNNQLRIYLRIIGKTNNYTFGKNIVTISVSGKGVLDKAEPVTGQISQTLNIAIFVPLAALFILLASAAGFVVWRKQSRSQSLVRECSGYYANFSRASSNQATRKENCQKKDNKKLSDVKVIDEPVYINMQHPTGQLKPEVDQERGHKESIYANVDHYE, translated from the exons ATGTCTTTGATGGATCATCGACAACCTTGGTTTCAGCTCGTTCTGATTCTGATCCTGGTTACTAATTCAAAAG GAGAAACATGGGGTGTGAACGTGACTCGAAGCTTCACAGCAGAAAGAGGCAAAAGTGTGACCATACCATGTACGTTCAGTGTCCCGCCACAGGAAtaccatgaaaatattcagcTTTTCTGGAAAGTACCAGTGAGGAGTACATTTAATACTTATGACAGGGATGGAAACGCGTTTATTTTTCACCCCAATCGCACATTTGTGCTCAAGGAGTACCAAGGAAAGACCGAGCTCCTCGGACAAAGAAACGGGCAACCAAAGAACTGCACCCTTAGAATTTCACATTTCATGAACAACCAACTACGTATTTACTTGAGAATTATCGGCAAGACCAATAACTACACTTTTGGGAAAAACATTGTCACTATATCTGTGTCTG GCAAAGGCGTCCTTGATAAAGCAG AGCCGGTGACCGGGCAGATATCCCAAACATTGAACATTGCCATCTTTGTACCATTGGCTGCACTTTTCATTCTTCTTGCATCTGCTGCTGGGTTTGTGGTTTGGAGAAAACAATCcag gtcaCAATCTTTAGTGAGGGAGTGCTCTGGATATTATGCAAATTTCAGCAGAGCCTCATCAAACCAAGCCACAAG AAAAGAAAATTGCCAGAAAAAAGATAACAAAAAGCTTTCAGATGTGAAGGTCATAGATGAACCTGTTTACATTAACATGCAG CACCCTACAGGTCAGCTGAAACCAGAAGTGGATCAGGAACGGGGTCATAAAGAGAGTATATATGCAAATGTAGACCACTATGAAtag